Proteins encoded within one genomic window of Deltaproteobacteria bacterium:
- a CDS encoding NAD-dependent epimerase/dehydratase family protein, with translation MRPWLVTGASGFVGRHLLEANAARSAPHPALALVRDAGEWRSAGWTEALGPVEPVPGTLDDVEAWSAALPALGGIAHLAAVVRHSRHRPEDMRRTNVEGTLAMVRLAAARRCRLLVVSTSGTVGCFAGPDEAADEKAPFCERTVARWPYYVSKIEMERRARALADELGVELCFLRPPVLLGPGDHRLRSTSNVWKAIRRKQPFVIRGGIAFADVRDVGAALVAALEHPEPQPVYHLPGHAWGIEEFFARIEQLSGVPGPPWKLPYPVAIALATLVEAGGTRLLGRPPHLLPDPVVVEMAAHYWGLRSLHAEGDLGYRARPADETLRDTIGWLRAHAVDPG, from the coding sequence GTGCGACCCTGGCTGGTGACGGGCGCCTCGGGCTTCGTCGGACGGCACCTGCTCGAGGCGAACGCCGCGCGATCGGCGCCGCACCCGGCGCTCGCGCTGGTGCGCGACGCCGGAGAGTGGCGGAGCGCCGGCTGGACGGAGGCGCTCGGGCCCGTCGAGCCCGTCCCCGGCACGCTCGACGACGTCGAGGCCTGGTCGGCGGCGCTCCCGGCGCTCGGCGGGATCGCGCACCTGGCGGCGGTCGTGCGGCACAGCCGCCACCGGCCCGAGGACATGCGCCGGACCAACGTCGAGGGCACCCTCGCGATGGTGCGGCTCGCGGCGGCCCGGCGCTGCCGGCTCCTGGTGGTCTCGACGAGCGGCACGGTCGGCTGCTTCGCCGGGCCCGACGAGGCCGCCGACGAGAAGGCGCCCTTCTGCGAGCGCACCGTCGCGCGCTGGCCCTACTACGTCTCGAAGATCGAGATGGAGCGGCGCGCGCGCGCGCTCGCCGACGAGCTCGGGGTGGAGCTCTGCTTCCTGCGCCCCCCCGTGCTGCTCGGCCCGGGCGACCACCGGCTGCGCTCGACGAGCAACGTGTGGAAGGCGATCCGCCGCAAGCAGCCCTTCGTGATCCGCGGCGGCATCGCCTTTGCCGACGTGCGCGACGTCGGGGCGGCGCTGGTGGCGGCCCTCGAGCACCCGGAGCCGCAGCCGGTCTACCACCTGCCGGGGCACGCCTGGGGCATCGAGGAGTTCTTCGCGCGCATCGAGCAGCTCTCCGGCGTCCCGGGGCCGCCCTGGAAGCTCCCCTATCCCGTGGCGATCGCGCTCGCGACGCTCGTCGAGGCGGGCGGCACGCGCCTGCTCGGCCGGCCCCCGCATCTGCTCCCGGATCCGGTCGTGGTCGAGATGGCGGCCCACTACTGGGGCCTGCGCTCGCTCCATGCCGAGGGCGACCTCGGCTACCGCGCCCGCCCCGCCGACGAGACCCTGCGCGACACGATCGGGTGGCTGCGCGCGCACGCCGTCGATCCGGGCTAG
- a CDS encoding sigma-70 family RNA polymerase sigma factor, which produces MDEDVRLMLALRAGDGAAFDALFARWSAPLLRYLERLVREPALAEELAQEVFLRVYRARERYEPDARFSTWLFTIATRLAWNELRRPRHRNPHEPLEGDEEMAPLPLASGAPAADAVVEARRTGALVEQALDRLPERQRAALWLAAVEGLSYAEVAALLETTERSVKALVHRARTALADHVRALRRADPGAGAPDREPGRRLRGAT; this is translated from the coding sequence GTGGACGAAGACGTCCGGCTGATGCTGGCCCTGCGCGCAGGCGACGGAGCCGCGTTCGACGCGCTCTTCGCCCGCTGGTCGGCACCGCTGCTCCGCTACCTGGAACGACTGGTGCGCGAGCCCGCGCTCGCCGAGGAGCTGGCCCAGGAGGTGTTCCTGCGCGTCTACCGCGCGCGCGAGCGCTACGAGCCGGACGCGCGCTTCTCGACCTGGCTGTTCACGATCGCGACGCGGCTCGCGTGGAACGAGCTGCGCCGGCCGCGCCACCGCAATCCGCACGAGCCGTTGGAGGGCGACGAGGAGATGGCCCCGCTGCCGCTGGCATCCGGCGCGCCCGCCGCCGACGCCGTCGTCGAAGCGCGCCGCACCGGCGCGCTCGTCGAGCAGGCGCTCGACCGGCTGCCCGAGCGCCAGCGTGCGGCGCTCTGGCTGGCGGCCGTCGAGGGCCTCTCCTACGCCGAGGTGGCGGCGCTCCTCGAGACCACCGAACGCTCCGTGAAGGCGCTGGTCCACCGCGCGCGCACCGCTCTTGCCGACCACGTGCGTGCGTTGCGGCGCGCGGATCCTGGCGCTGGCGCTCCCGACCGCGAGCCGGGCCGCCGGCTGCGAGGCGCGACATGA
- a CDS encoding alpha/beta hydrolase, whose amino-acid sequence MVRTRDGLRLATEAHGEGPPVLFSCGYATTRENFRPQVEPLVAAGFRVLLWDYRGHGESDAPDDPAAYSLDRVLDDMADVLDARAPGRRAVLAGFSFGGLASLHFALRHPGRVRALALLDTGPGFKNPEAQERWLAQTEKTARILLEKGFEGFLASRGADTAVGRRRELPAARTAAAAIARQSVAGVAWFGRRISGLAPGCIDELPGIQVPALVLVGEQDEAFRRAAEVMAARLPKATQVVIPGAGHVVTIEEPEAVNRELLGFLRGLPG is encoded by the coding sequence ATGGTGAGGACGCGCGACGGACTCCGGCTCGCGACGGAGGCTCACGGGGAGGGGCCGCCGGTCCTGTTCTCGTGCGGCTATGCGACGACCCGCGAGAACTTCCGGCCCCAGGTGGAGCCGCTCGTCGCGGCGGGCTTCCGGGTCCTGCTCTGGGACTACCGCGGGCACGGGGAGTCCGACGCGCCGGACGATCCGGCGGCCTACTCGCTCGACCGGGTCCTCGACGACATGGCCGACGTCCTCGACGCGCGCGCTCCGGGCCGGCGTGCCGTGCTGGCCGGCTTCTCGTTCGGCGGGCTCGCCTCGCTCCACTTCGCGCTGCGCCATCCCGGCCGCGTGCGCGCGCTGGCACTCCTCGACACGGGCCCCGGCTTCAAGAACCCCGAGGCCCAGGAGCGCTGGCTCGCCCAGACCGAGAAGACCGCGCGCATCCTCCTCGAGAAGGGCTTCGAGGGCTTCCTCGCGAGCCGCGGCGCCGACACCGCCGTGGGCCGCCGCCGCGAGCTGCCGGCCGCCCGCACCGCCGCCGCCGCGATCGCCCGCCAGTCGGTCGCCGGGGTCGCCTGGTTCGGGCGGCGCATCTCGGGCCTGGCGCCCGGCTGCATCGACGAGCTGCCCGGCATCCAGGTGCCGGCCCTGGTGCTGGTCGGCGAGCAGGACGAGGCCTTCCGGCGCGCCGCCGAGGTCATGGCCGCGCGGCTCCCGAAGGCGACCCAGGTCGTGATCCCGGGCGCGGGCCACGTCGTCACCATCGAGGAGCCCGAGGCGGTGAACCGGGAGCTGCTCGGGTTCCTGCGGGGACTTCCCGGGTAG
- the sppA gene encoding signal peptide peptidase SppA: MRTLRWTLVAIVVLLAVGWLVRWIQQPGVAPGSALVLRLEGEYLEAPDAPLFAQVLGFEQRSFVGLLSELRKAQRDERIAHVVLDVGDLQIGWGKAQELRDAIRDLTDAGRHPVALLGVGGFGANLEYYVASAAQQVHLQPGSGPPLIGLAEEHLFLGGLWDHFGISMAVGKAGRYKGAAEQIAGREMSGPYREQAESLLDSVDGQFAAGIAEARGLDEAAVRKALAEASSDPEALVSSRLIDGVATLPELIGRLGNPAIVKGEDYAAIDPASLGFDPVATFALVYASGAVTAGEGRTTRTGQPVAASRTIVEALEKAAADDAVKAIVLRVDSPGGGSYPSELIWRAVRKAREKKPVVASFSDYAASGGYYLSSGADAIVAHPGTITGSIGVFAVRPALGGLYERFGVHAATMQRAPHAELNLSAPRLSEDTAAWLDREVQEVYGLFLERVAEGRGAERAAIDAVAQGRVWTGEQASERGLVDRMGGLRAAVQVAKERLGIEPDADVALAVYPPPRPLAEQLGEAFRLSAAQAARAAAPLGAAELPAALRGRLGAWLGALAEGGALLVPPVWVEIQ, encoded by the coding sequence ATGCGGACGCTTCGCTGGACCCTGGTCGCGATCGTGGTGTTGCTCGCCGTCGGCTGGCTGGTGCGGTGGATCCAGCAGCCGGGGGTCGCGCCGGGCAGCGCCCTGGTGCTGCGCCTCGAGGGTGAGTACCTGGAGGCGCCCGACGCGCCGCTCTTCGCGCAGGTGCTCGGCTTCGAGCAGCGTTCCTTCGTCGGCCTGCTCTCGGAGCTGCGCAAGGCGCAGCGCGACGAGCGCATCGCGCACGTGGTGCTCGACGTCGGCGACCTCCAGATCGGCTGGGGCAAGGCGCAGGAGCTGCGCGACGCGATCCGCGACCTGACGGACGCCGGGCGCCACCCGGTGGCGCTGCTCGGGGTGGGCGGCTTCGGGGCGAACCTCGAGTACTACGTGGCGAGCGCGGCCCAGCAGGTGCACCTCCAGCCCGGCAGTGGCCCGCCGCTCATCGGGCTCGCCGAGGAGCACCTGTTCCTGGGCGGGCTGTGGGACCACTTCGGGATCTCGATGGCGGTCGGCAAGGCCGGCAGGTACAAGGGCGCGGCCGAGCAGATCGCGGGTCGCGAGATGAGCGGGCCGTACCGCGAGCAGGCGGAGTCCCTGCTCGACTCGGTCGACGGCCAGTTCGCGGCCGGGATCGCCGAGGCGCGTGGGCTCGACGAGGCGGCCGTGCGCAAGGCGCTCGCGGAGGCCTCGTCGGACCCGGAGGCGCTCGTGTCGAGCCGGCTGATCGACGGGGTGGCGACGCTTCCGGAGCTGATCGGCCGGCTCGGCAATCCCGCGATCGTGAAGGGTGAGGACTACGCGGCGATCGACCCCGCGTCGCTCGGCTTCGACCCGGTCGCGACCTTCGCGCTCGTGTACGCGAGTGGTGCCGTGACGGCCGGCGAGGGGCGCACGACGCGCACGGGGCAGCCGGTGGCCGCGTCGCGCACGATCGTGGAGGCGCTCGAGAAGGCGGCTGCCGACGACGCCGTGAAGGCGATCGTGCTGCGCGTCGACAGCCCCGGCGGCGGCTCCTACCCCTCCGAGCTGATCTGGCGTGCGGTGCGCAAGGCGCGCGAGAAGAAGCCGGTGGTGGCGTCGTTCTCGGACTACGCCGCCTCGGGCGGCTACTACCTGAGCTCGGGGGCCGACGCGATCGTGGCGCACCCGGGCACGATCACCGGCTCGATCGGCGTGTTCGCCGTGCGCCCGGCGCTCGGTGGCCTCTACGAGCGCTTCGGCGTCCACGCGGCGACGATGCAGCGCGCGCCCCACGCCGAGCTGAACCTCTCGGCGCCGCGGCTGTCGGAGGACACCGCGGCATGGCTCGATCGGGAGGTGCAGGAGGTGTACGGGCTGTTCCTCGAGCGCGTTGCCGAAGGGCGCGGAGCGGAGCGGGCCGCGATCGACGCCGTGGCGCAGGGGCGCGTGTGGACCGGCGAGCAGGCGAGCGAGCGCGGGCTCGTCGACCGGATGGGCGGGCTGCGCGCGGCGGTGCAGGTGGCGAAGGAACGGCTCGGCATCGAACCCGACGCGGACGTGGCGCTGGCCGTCTACCCGCCGCCGCGGCCGCTCGCCGAGCAGCTCGGCGAGGCGTTCCGGCTGTCGGCGGCGCAGGCGGCCCGGGCGGCCGCGCCGCTCGGCGCCGCGGAGCTGCCGGCGGCGCTGCGCGGGCGGCTCGGTGCCTGGCTCGGAGCGCTCGCCGAGGGCGGGGCGCTGCTCGTTCCGCCGGTCTGGGTCGAGATCCAATAG
- a CDS encoding SDR family oxidoreductase: MTGASGFLGKVVLHELLRRREELGIARVHVLLRPRNGAGAGQRLREEVLASPCLAALPAGSAQAVVPVDGDCEREGAGLAPEARAALAGRLTHVVHCAASVEFHLPVTRAASANAASALQVLELARACPRLAALVSVSTAYVTPHPGAGVPVAEQLAPLPWDPETLFAAIRAGRYAAPEAEAALLAETGHPNTYTLTKCLAEHLLARRRGALPLVLVRPSIIAASWRRPFPGWIDSAAAFALFAVGIGSGRMKVVLARPEARLDLVPVDVVAERVVGAAFDGTARAAAGAAEPPIRHAVAGFARSPTLELCRERVGSFYERHPLPAAPAARVRHLGPAGWRWRLAHHLHHRRPARGAPWPEALAETSRRFAYFTHSTFRFESSVPIADPAFEPGAYLDTVCAGVWRHLLGGDEREVTIAGRAHRRDGGRAAWVLRQPHGNPVLRLAAFAVDAALARAHERVTVDEASFREAVAAAPPGALLVVVPSHRSYLDFVLVSYLCFARPDLGIAIPHVAAASDFQRIPLLGRLFEHMHAFYLERGVGREDKRLTQAVHRLVHEGRVLEFFVEGQRSRSRRFLPPRRGLLRSLQATGQRCWLLPVAISYDHLPEEASFAAELSGAPKPPMRLRDLLGWTVRLARGEIELGRAHLACGGPLALDLTTDVYEASRRIVGEQQAALVVTSHQLRAFLAAAAPAGADLAWLTGAIARRGGRVLATPERRTPVAALVERGLREHLAPFFYPEAALAFAGNPAVEHHLRANAWAPPRAACDPEQELADPRVRALVRALFDPVRADYAAAAGALAASARASGAALPDPAALARTLPGAYLPDVEAAYDDLAARGMLVRTPGAGPWAPGPRTADLAGYAAACSGSGLDENEEGLACDPGW, encoded by the coding sequence CTGACCGGCGCGAGCGGGTTCCTGGGCAAGGTGGTGCTCCACGAGCTCCTGCGCCGGCGCGAGGAGCTCGGGATCGCGCGCGTGCACGTCCTGCTCCGGCCCCGCAACGGCGCCGGGGCCGGGCAGCGGCTGCGCGAGGAGGTGCTCGCGTCGCCCTGCCTCGCCGCCCTGCCCGCGGGCTCGGCGCAGGCCGTCGTGCCCGTCGACGGCGACTGCGAGCGCGAGGGCGCCGGCCTCGCGCCCGAGGCGCGGGCGGCCCTCGCCGGGCGCCTCACCCACGTCGTCCACTGCGCCGCGTCGGTCGAGTTCCACCTGCCGGTCACGCGCGCCGCCTCGGCGAACGCCGCGAGCGCGCTCCAGGTGCTCGAGCTCGCGCGCGCGTGCCCGCGGCTCGCGGCGCTCGTCAGCGTCTCGACCGCCTACGTGACGCCGCATCCGGGCGCGGGCGTGCCGGTCGCCGAGCAGCTTGCGCCGCTGCCGTGGGACCCGGAGACGCTCTTCGCGGCGATCCGCGCGGGCCGCTACGCCGCGCCCGAGGCGGAGGCCGCGCTGCTCGCGGAGACCGGCCACCCCAACACCTACACGCTCACGAAGTGCCTGGCCGAGCACCTGCTGGCCCGGCGCCGCGGCGCGCTGCCGCTCGTCCTCGTGCGCCCGAGCATCATCGCGGCGAGCTGGCGGCGGCCCTTCCCGGGCTGGATCGACAGCGCGGCGGCCTTCGCGCTCTTCGCGGTCGGGATCGGGAGCGGTCGCATGAAGGTCGTGCTCGCCCGGCCCGAGGCGCGGCTCGACCTGGTGCCGGTCGACGTGGTGGCCGAGCGCGTCGTCGGCGCCGCCTTCGACGGCACGGCGCGTGCGGCGGCCGGCGCCGCGGAGCCGCCGATCCGGCACGCGGTGGCGGGCTTCGCGCGCAGCCCGACGCTCGAGCTGTGTCGCGAGCGGGTGGGCTCGTTCTACGAGCGGCACCCGCTGCCGGCGGCGCCCGCGGCGCGCGTGCGGCACCTGGGCCCCGCCGGCTGGCGCTGGCGGCTCGCGCACCATCTCCATCACCGGCGCCCCGCGCGGGGCGCCCCCTGGCCCGAGGCGCTCGCCGAGACGAGCCGGCGCTTCGCCTACTTCACCCACTCGACCTTCCGCTTCGAGAGCTCGGTCCCGATCGCGGATCCCGCCTTCGAGCCCGGCGCCTACCTCGACACCGTGTGCGCCGGCGTCTGGCGCCACCTGCTCGGGGGCGACGAGCGCGAGGTGACGATCGCCGGGCGCGCCCACCGGCGCGACGGCGGGCGCGCCGCCTGGGTGCTGCGCCAGCCGCACGGCAACCCGGTCCTGCGGCTCGCGGCCTTCGCGGTGGACGCGGCGCTCGCGCGCGCGCACGAGCGGGTCACGGTCGACGAGGCGTCGTTCCGCGAGGCGGTCGCCGCGGCCCCGCCCGGTGCGCTGCTCGTCGTCGTGCCCTCGCACCGCAGCTACCTCGACTTCGTGCTGGTGTCGTACCTGTGCTTTGCGCGCCCGGACCTCGGGATCGCGATCCCGCACGTGGCGGCGGCCTCCGACTTCCAGCGCATCCCCCTGCTCGGCCGGCTCTTCGAGCACATGCACGCCTTCTACCTCGAGCGCGGCGTCGGCCGCGAGGACAAGCGCCTCACCCAGGCGGTGCACCGGCTCGTGCACGAAGGGCGCGTGCTCGAGTTCTTCGTCGAGGGCCAGCGCAGCCGCTCGCGGCGCTTCCTGCCGCCGCGCCGCGGCCTCCTGCGCAGCCTCCAGGCCACCGGCCAGCGCTGCTGGCTGCTGCCGGTCGCGATCAGCTACGACCACCTGCCCGAGGAGGCGAGCTTCGCGGCCGAGCTGTCCGGGGCGCCGAAGCCCCCGATGCGGCTGCGCGACCTCCTCGGCTGGACGGTGCGGCTCGCGCGCGGCGAGATCGAGCTCGGGCGCGCCCACCTGGCCTGCGGCGGCCCGCTCGCGCTCGACCTCACGACCGACGTCTACGAGGCGAGCCGCCGGATCGTCGGCGAGCAGCAGGCGGCGCTCGTCGTCACTTCGCACCAGCTGCGCGCCTTCCTCGCTGCCGCCGCGCCGGCGGGCGCCGACCTGGCCTGGCTCACGGGCGCGATCGCGCGCCGCGGCGGGCGCGTGCTCGCGACGCCGGAGCGGCGCACGCCCGTGGCGGCGCTCGTCGAGCGGGGCCTGCGCGAGCACCTGGCGCCGTTCTTCTACCCCGAGGCGGCGCTCGCCTTCGCGGGCAACCCCGCCGTCGAGCACCACCTGCGCGCGAACGCCTGGGCGCCGCCGCGCGCCGCGTGCGACCCGGAGCAGGAGCTCGCGGATCCGCGCGTGCGGGCGCTCGTGCGCGCGCTCTTCGACCCGGTGCGGGCCGACTACGCGGCCGCCGCGGGTGCGCTCGCGGCTTCGGCGCGGGCGTCGGGCGCCGCGCTGCCCGATCCGGCCGCGCTCGCACGGACGCTTCCGGGTGCCTACCTGCCGGACGTCGAGGCGGCCTACGACGACCTCGCCGCGCGTGGGATGCTGGTCCGCACGCCGGGCGCGGGGCCCTGGGCCCCCGGCCCGAGGACTGCGGATCTCGCGGGCTACGCAGCCGCCTGTAGCGGATCCGGACTCGACGAGAACGAGGAGGGCCTCGCGTGCGACCCTGGCTGGTGA
- a CDS encoding beta-ketoacyl synthase N-terminal-like domain-containing protein: MARDVYIAAVGLTKVDLTGRIFASAFDLFAEAYQRAIEESPVRSFEAVQIGIMDNEEFENRANLAAKVADRLGLTGIPAIRSETASSTGAAALHEAYYKIASGQCENVLVLAGERMKNVTTEVATAIMSKTIDPVERNFGFTMPALIALVTQAWLAERRVRGKAVPDLLARLMVRAHRLGAENPLAAFHGRPEPLEAYFDAAKNLPVATPLMRKDCSPICDGAACVILTSRPQAVRIAGLGSATETSSILDRKHLSGMDATRAAARVAYWRAGIARPREIEGLYVECHDAFNSLLPISLTDLGLVEPGEAIEAVVGSLRAEPGDPLEHPVTGLRGRLPVNFSGGLKARGHPVGGTGLFQIAECHLQLAGRFPNPRAQLANARVGVAHSIGGPGNNVYVTVLERADAKRPREAALRPQLSFRSAGPVRLSDERERVPAGRAVLEAFTSIHVTSGDQPGPVHVGLVRIAGHRAFAKLDHPPGEGEPAESVLAGQRVRLLLKDDGDQYFQLPKGRGFDLAGMVERVRTRMGLSRAAGLAGSATPMVPAASPELATDEAEPAGTEGDEPFESGAP; encoded by the coding sequence GTGGCGCGCGACGTCTACATCGCCGCGGTCGGCCTGACCAAGGTCGACCTCACCGGCCGGATCTTCGCCTCGGCCTTCGACCTGTTCGCGGAAGCCTACCAGCGGGCGATCGAAGAGTCCCCCGTCCGCAGCTTCGAGGCGGTCCAGATCGGGATCATGGACAACGAGGAGTTCGAGAACCGCGCCAACCTGGCCGCCAAGGTGGCCGACCGGCTCGGGCTCACCGGGATCCCCGCCATCCGCTCGGAGACGGCCTCCTCCACCGGCGCCGCCGCCCTCCACGAGGCCTACTACAAGATCGCGTCGGGCCAGTGCGAGAACGTGCTGGTGCTGGCCGGCGAGCGCATGAAGAACGTCACGACCGAAGTCGCCACCGCGATCATGTCGAAGACGATCGACCCGGTGGAGCGCAACTTCGGCTTCACGATGCCGGCCCTGATCGCGCTCGTGACCCAGGCCTGGCTCGCCGAGCGGCGCGTGCGCGGCAAGGCCGTGCCGGACCTGCTCGCCCGGCTGATGGTGCGCGCCCACCGGCTCGGCGCCGAGAACCCGCTGGCCGCCTTCCACGGCCGGCCCGAGCCGCTCGAGGCCTACTTCGACGCCGCCAAGAACCTGCCGGTCGCGACGCCGCTGATGCGCAAGGACTGCTCGCCGATCTGCGACGGTGCGGCGTGCGTGATCCTGACCTCGCGCCCCCAGGCGGTGCGGATCGCGGGCCTCGGCTCCGCCACCGAGACCAGCTCGATCCTGGACCGCAAGCACCTCTCGGGCATGGACGCCACGCGCGCCGCCGCCCGGGTCGCCTACTGGCGCGCGGGCATCGCGCGCCCGCGCGAGATCGAGGGCCTCTACGTCGAGTGCCACGACGCCTTCAACAGCCTGCTCCCGATCAGCCTGACGGACCTCGGCCTGGTCGAGCCGGGCGAGGCGATCGAGGCGGTGGTGGGCAGCCTGCGGGCGGAGCCCGGCGATCCCCTCGAGCACCCGGTGACGGGGCTGCGCGGGCGGCTCCCCGTGAACTTCTCGGGTGGGCTCAAGGCGCGCGGCCACCCGGTCGGGGGCACCGGCCTGTTCCAGATCGCCGAGTGCCATCTCCAGCTCGCGGGGCGCTTCCCGAACCCCCGCGCGCAGCTCGCGAACGCGAGGGTGGGCGTCGCGCACTCGATCGGGGGCCCCGGCAACAACGTCTACGTGACCGTCCTCGAGCGCGCCGACGCGAAGCGCCCGCGCGAGGCCGCCCTGCGCCCGCAGCTCTCGTTCCGCTCGGCGGGCCCCGTGCGGCTCTCCGACGAGCGCGAGCGGGTGCCGGCGGGCCGCGCCGTCCTCGAGGCCTTCACGAGCATCCACGTGACGAGCGGCGACCAGCCGGGCCCCGTGCACGTCGGGCTCGTGCGCATCGCCGGCCACCGCGCCTTCGCGAAGCTCGACCACCCGCCCGGGGAGGGCGAGCCGGCCGAGTCGGTGCTCGCCGGCCAGCGCGTGCGGCTCCTGCTCAAGGACGACGGCGACCAGTACTTCCAGCTCCCGAAGGGCCGGGGCTTCGACCTGGCCGGCATGGTCGAGCGCGTGCGCACGCGCATGGGACTCAGCCGAGCCGCGGGGCTGGCGGGATCCGCGACCCCGATGGTCCCTGCGGCGAGCCCGGAGCTCGCGACCGACGAGGCGGAGCCGGCCGGAACCGAGGGCGACGAGCCCTTCGAGAGCGGGGCTCCCTAG